From the Drosophila simulans strain w501 chromosome 2L, Prin_Dsim_3.1, whole genome shotgun sequence genome, the window TCAACTTacaatacatacatttaattacaatatacaatacaaatactttactttatttttcgGTGATTTATTGCTTAGTGTTCTTCGTATAATTTGTACTCTActacaacaaaacaaatcctACAGTTATAAAttcctaatttaattttgtttaaattacaaatacatatgcttacattttataactaattatacaatttttaaaaaataccaacacaaaacaaaagcaaaagcgctAAAACAATGAGTAAACAAGTAAAGTAAACGTATGAAAAACGTTtcgatttttgaaaaaaaaaaaacaaaatctttgaaaattcattgaatttcaatctttttcttttttattgtatCGTTTTGTAACGGTGTGCGTGGCTGATTGTGCTTGTATGtgtcccttttttttgttagtgtTGTCGCCGAGGTCACATTGAGGTCAGTGAGTGGGCGGCGAGATGAAGGCGTGGCGTGAGGAAGGATCAGTTGACCAGCTGATCGATCGGCAAAGGAGTTTTAAGTACATGTATGGAAAGAAATGCTTTTGACTTTGGTCAACTTTATATTTCGATCGGCATTTCCAGTAAAATTAGCCGCAGGATCCATTTATACCATCTGGATTTGCAGCGGTGCATAAGAAAGAATTACGAAAACAACCTGATGTAATTTAATAAGATGAACACTTTTATTTTCTGGTGGTTTATATACCCGTTCATGATTTCCGTTTTATTGCTATAACCGATTTAAGATTagaaactgaaaaaaattaacatgTGAAGTGGAGGTTAACGTAAAATTATTAACTAATTCGAGCGATTAGACATTTTTTAGAAGGCAAAACAGATACACTGACTGTTAATtgtaaaacaatttcatttttcaaacCTCTATTTTAAAGTTGAATACAACatagattgtttttttttattaacataaACGTAAAAACCTATTCAAATGAACTACATACAATATATGTGCATCGTAAACgtaataaacaaacaagaatatatatgaataaacCTACTATATAcaactatatatactatatacatattaattataaCATATAACGATTAAAcggtaaaataaatttaaatattgtattaaaCAAAGTGTTGCACTTTCAAGCTAAAGCAGAGACAAAACAAAGAGAATCTAAAATTAAGTGTAAATGTTTGtcagcacacacacccacacacacatgaatacactgagcaaaaaaaCGTTGCAGCAAAAGTCCAAGTGCAACATAGGTGAAGGAAGTCGATATGTCCAGACATCCGAAGGATTCACATTCACCAGAGTAGCGGATAAAACACCTTTAATCGGATTATTTCCTTAAGTTTTTCGTTCCCATTTGATGTCATTTTGTGTATATGGCTTTTGTTCCTTCATTATTGTTGGTTTTCTTATTGGCCAATTGATGACGGGTTGACAAAATCGCGATGATTGATTGTTATCGAGAATTGTGTATCGtttgtattttgatttctACAGCTTATCGATCATTTGTGTtgtctatttttttgttgcgttTCATTTTATCAGATTGGTTTCGGCTTTTCGACGCTTCGAGTGAAGAGATCATTGGAACCATGAATGAAACAATAATGTAAGGgttatattatttaacatattGATAAGCTAACATACGAATGATGCGCCAAATGCAAACCAAAATCACTGAACAGAATGCGTTTTTGTATACATTGTATAGCTCTACGTACGTATATGCCTAACAAATAGATCTAGGTGAAGAGAGAAATGAACTTAATAATACTTATCAATACTTTCGATCTTAAGTTTTCTCGAATTTGTTTACGAATCGGAGATGCCGACTGGTACCCATAGTTAAAATAAGAGAACACAAAACTCGGTACACTTCTGATAACGCTAGAAGGCTAGATTtttgaatgtgtttttttCCCATATCCCCGAGACCTACCAGGCTTTTCTAATCCCTCAGAACGAGAGTTGTTTTTATGTAATGAAGTACACTTAGCGATTAAAGACTAGAATGATTTGAAATAAGATGAGGTTTAACAGATATCTAAGCTAAATTCCTAAGACAAAACGATTCCACCTAAGACACCTTTTTGTAATGACTAAATTTATATAGGACAAGAGGTAGAAGACcaaccaaataaacaaaatgaaatgaaatgaaatcaataagATTAAAGATCAACaggcatatgtatgtacacatgtatgtGGGTGGCATGTTTTGTAGCTGTATAtgaatttgattaatttttatgacttaTGATTTCCGTTCCTATCGTAAAAGTATAGTAAAAGTTTCCCGATCATTGTGTAGGATGAAATTCGTACTCGGTTAAGAGCAGTCAATGAATGGTAATTGTTAATGCCTGCAAGTTAAGAGACAAATGATGTATTACTAAGTTAAACAACAGCACACTCATCCCTTTTAAAGCCCGACTTTCGTTCGTTCTTAAGCAAAAATTCGAAACGAGGTATGTATAtggtaattttaaaatgtaacaaaTGCAGAGAATAGTgaacaaaaactaatttgtaTGTAGTTAATAACggataataataaatacaaaatagacaaaaatatggaaaaacacagaaaaaaagaggaaaactaagcaaaataaccaaaataaaacaaatcgcaaaaaaacaacaaaattgaGACTGTAAAcgaaaaggcaacaaaatggTAATGGAGCAGCTTAAAACGAGACGAGATGTTGAACAGAAAAAGGCTAAAACACGAAACTACAACTCGTTACTCGAATAAATCACTGATGAATAGGCTACCAAAATAAGTTCGTATAAGGTTTTTGTTCACACGCAAATTGCACTCAAATTGCATTCTTTTGAGTTTACTATCCTAGCCAACTCTGTGCATTTGATTTCCTCGTTTATGTTGATTTTATGAAATCAAGTAGACtacttaatataaatttacaagtcAACAAATTAAGAGATTAATGGAACCGAATCAAGATGACGAAGGACTAAGCGTATGTTAGCCAAAAAGAGAACTTTCgatgaatttgaattttttacgTACAGAAACAAAAGGAAACTGGAATCTAAAACTGATACTGAAAAAGTTATTTGTACTTAGGTACGAGTAACCCAGAGACACATAGAAACCTCCTAAAactgcatatacatatataggacTTACTTGTAAACCAGATTGTAACGATTTTAGGCATATAAGTGTTGCGACTTGGGTATGTaagggaaacggaaacggaaacttgAAGGGAAACTGGAGAGGAAGCTACGTTTTGTCACTTTCCAAGCTTTCATTTTGACATAATTTCATAAACTTTTCTACACGTACTTTTAGATCCGAGATGGTGAGGGAATAAATAGGAGTTTAACATAAGCATTTGATGGCAGCTGGGCGATCGTGGTACAGTGCTTAAGAATAAACATTGACGTCAGgatttaacttaacttaacttacatacatagatacatacaaGGACATcaacaaaggaaaatattGAGAGTAACAAGGAGAActtgaaaatgaaatacatataGCGTTGCAAGATTTTAGTTTACGGTaaacttaaagaaattttttacaatgtatttatacatacctaaatttaaattttaaattaattcttTAATGTAATACGAACACAGTGCCTAAgtaatatcaaaacaaaaatcgaaaaaaataaaaaggaaataagGATTTAAAACATACAAAACGAGAATAAGAGCCGCAAGTAAGGACATTGTTACTAATAATGCTAAACACTTAATCGAACAACTTTTAAAACAACCGATCAGCATTCAAGCGACAAAAGAGAATTCAGCAACTAAATAAACCAACAATAAACATTGCATacaaaagtttataaatatacatacaagtTCTGGTGCAAGTCACAAAcgcagacaaacacacacacactcacacatactaaatatgaaaagaagaagaacagGAAACGGAAGCTGAAAACCGATCAGAAGTTAATCCCCAAACAAATTCgcataaatgtataaatgtaaCACAAGCAAACATGAAACGCAAAAGCGCTAAGTAACAACTAAttactaaacaaataaataatgcaacgTACCCCCTACATACGTCTCGTTTCTCGCACTGGAATTGCGTATAagccacatacatatattcttccCTTGCTCCGTGTATCCTGTATACTGTATCCTTTGTCCTGTATCCTTAAAGGGCTATTCAGTCAATAGATTCGATTTATTTGAACATGCCACGTACTCAAAATGACATCAAATCGAAACTTGTAACCCCTTCGTTTGCACATTGGATTGGTCTATTAGAAAACCCCGAACAAAGGTTTTTAACTAAATTGTTTTGCGTTGAAATCATTTGAGAAAGAACACACAAAATACATGAGGagtaaaaaacaataaatgaattacaacaaattaattatacattttgaaattatatttaacgAACAAAATTAATGTAGTGTGtaaagaaaagcaaacaaaacatgaaagtaaaacaagttttaagcaaaacaaaatactttgaatatatacataaattgcAAGTAAATAGAATAAATGTCACTCaatctttttatttaagtcTTGTGCCGCTCGATAATTCCTGGGATTGATACGTATTTTAGGAATATGAAATACGAATGACAGCTAAATTTGATTTCGTGTGAAAAACTAAAGGAATCCTGCCCAGATCCCAATGTTGGAGCTCGTCGTGCTCTTCCTTCTCAGTTCGGTGACCTATTTCTGTGCCCACCTGGAAGGCCCGACCACAAATTGGGCATATTTCTATGCATCTTGTCCAATCATCATGGGATTACTATCCGCTGGACTGGTTTACATAAATGTAGGTTTGCCTCCATGCAATACGAGTATATCAAATacttaaaattttttccacATAGAAATAGAAACAGGCGTCACAaagaattatttgaaaaagaTGACTTTATTTCGGCGGAgtgttcaaataaaaatgtattaaactatttaaaaacaacaaataattatgaTGACTTGGCATGAGAACAAATTGCAATTCGGAAGCCAATGAGAGCGAGGGTTATTCGAACGTCTACAGCTACGATTAGAATGAGTCCTATGAGATTGAAACCTATTAACCGATGGTCACTACTTGGCTACACGTCGTCTTGTGGTTGGTGTGGTGGGTGCTCCGGCGCTCGGTGGTTTGGGGATCTGCAATGGATAACCAGTTTTTAGAGTCCGACGAGATTTTAGTTACAATCTAGATATCTTACAGAACGTATTGGTCTGGGTGTAAGGGAATTGGCAGGCGGCGGCTCGCGAGGTTGCGGTCCATCTGGATGTCCCACTACGGTGACGGCCACGGGTCTCTGGTCGGAACCGGCTCGTTCCATGCTCTCGCTGCGAGACGCGGAGCCGGAGCGCTTGAACATGCCGGAGAGCCGGCCGCGGAGATCCTTCTTGCTCGATCTCATGTCGCTGGCCACGCTGATGTCCGAGTCAGATCCTTGAATCTTCAAACAGAATAGGTACATcagcatttaaattgttttagtTTGGGTAATTCTCACTGAAATTTCACTCTCGGAATTGCGACTGCTTTTGGTCAGGCTGCGCAGCTTGCCCATGATgcccttcttcttcttgcgcgGTCCTCGAGGTATGTCGCTCTGGGTGGATCCACCAGATAGCCGCGAGTCCAGGCGGGAGTCCAAGCTAGAGTCCCTGACCAGGCCACCCAGTTCAGAGTCTATGGATTGCATGGAGGACACGCTGCCATCGTCCTGTCGCCAAATATTCTGCAAGAAGTATCAAAgttattgaataaaatatatagaacaTAGCTTGAATGAATCTGTTTGGCCTACCTGATCTCTTTGTATGGAGTGATCAAGTGAGAGGCTCTTCCGAATCAGACTGCCATTGTTGGAGGAGTTTCTGGACAAGCGTCCACCGCCTCGCTGCGATCCTGCCGCACTTGCCACCGAACTGGTGCTGCCATGCGGATCGTTCTCCTGCGAAGCAGCCCGACGCAGATTGCTCCTTCTCATCCGGCTGCGCTCCTGTTCGTCCTCGTTGACCCGCTGGAACTTGCGCAGCTCCTCAGAGGCTTCTGCCAGTCTGGCCAGGACACTGGTGATCTGGGAACTGCTCAGAGTGGGCGAAGGCGAGCGACTGCGGTGCACATTGGGTTGCTCCGGTCGCAAGTTCTTGTCGTAgccggagctgctgctgcttcgaGCTGATCCCCCGCTGCCAACCATTTTCAGGTCGGGAGCTATCTTCACCAGCTCATCAACGGTCTGCAAAAGGGCGCCCACCTTACGGTCTCCGCCATCTGCCTCCATGCGCCGCTTGATCAGCTCCTTTTCGTAGCGTTCACGCTGGAATTAAACATTAGGGAAGCGTATTATAACAATGTCAAAAGACATAAACCAGGTGTCGTAATTcgtatgtacaaatattttgtaacttATGTAAGCATGCTTATAGACAGTTACACAAGCCCCAGTGGCCTAATGGATAAGGCACCGGCCTCCTAAGCCGGGGATTGTGGGTTCAAGTCCCACCTGGGGTAATAATAATGGTTATGTTGGAAATCATTTTTGATGTTGGATACACTGATTCtagtatataatatttaaaatttatttttcataaaacACTGACCTCTCGTCTCAGCTTCTCGTTGGAGGTCCGCAGTTTTGCGTGTACGTCCCGGAGCTCCAAGAGATCGCACTGCAGCTCAGCGATCTTCTTGCGGCCCTCCTCCATTTCCTCTTCGGTGGCCCGCTTGATCTGGTCCAGCTTGCGCTTCGACTCCAGCCGCTCCTTGTCTCGCTCCCGCTCCACCTCGAAGAGAGTCTGGCGTAAGTCTCGCGCCAGAGTGGAGGTTTCCTGCAGCAGTCGCTGCTGATCCTCGCGCTCCTTCTGCCAGGACAGCTCCAGCTTGGTCTTCATGCCCGGCAGCTTGGTGCTGCCCGAGCCGATGACGCGCTCCTCCTCGAACTCGTTGAGCTTCGACTGCATCTCCGATATCTTGATCTCATTGGCACTGCGCTCGGAGACGAGTTCCGTTTTTATCTTGCTGGACTCCAGCCTCGACTCGACCAGCTGATCCTCCAGATGACCAATCTGCAAGCGAAAACATCCATTAGCTTCGTGCCAAAGGTAGCGTATTAACTGATATCATACCTGCTGTTCGAGATAGGCAATCTTGCtcttatcatcatcatcgctgcTGTGCATGGAGCCGCGACTCTGTCTTCCGGTATTGTTGGCCTTGAGGTCGCCAATCTTCTTCTGGGCCACTTCCAGCATCTGTTTGAATGCATCGCGATCCTTTTTGAAACGTTCGCATTGGCGCTGTTTTCAAGGGTATTATTATGTGTgatcttgtaaatttataaaatatataaatgtttttaccTGCATTGAGGTTAATTCTCCGCTCAGGTTCTTCACCTGTTGTTCATAGCGAAGTCTAACTGTGGCTACTTCGGATTTCATCTGCAGCTCAGTGCTCTGTAATCTGTAATATACAAAGAACACGAATTCAACAAATTTAGTCTAATGTCTAACATTTCTTTGTCTAATCTTTGAAAAGGAGTCCACTTACTGTTCCTTGAGCTCCCTG encodes:
- the LOC27208025 gene encoding uncharacterized protein LOC27208025, which translates into the protein MLELVVLFLLSSVTYFCAHLEGPTTNWAYFYASCPIIMGLLSAGLVYINK